The proteins below are encoded in one region of Pseudomonas putida NBRC 14164:
- a CDS encoding DNA internalization-related competence protein ComEC/Rec2 — MRTGMFALALGLLCLGFLPVLPSVGWLLALAACAAVSLFTRVWPVGCFLLGLCWACWSAQQALDDRLAAGLDGRTLWLEGRVVGLPARTAQGVRFELQAAHSRRAELPQRLQLSWFDGPPLRAGEQWRLAVTLQRPAGLLNPYGPDREAQLLARRVGGTGTVKAGQLLAPVTGGWRDVLRQRLLAVEANGRQAALVALVLGDGTGLAREDWQTLQATGTVHLLVISGQHIGLVAGLLYGLVAGLARWGLWPARLPWLPWACGLAMAAALAYGWLAGAGVPVQRACLMLAVVLLWRLRFRHLGATLPLLLALVVVLLVEPLAALLPGFWLSFMAVATLVYCFSARLGGWRPWQAWTRAQWVIAIGLLPVLLATGLPVSLSAPLANLVAVPWVSVAVLPLALLGTLLLPLGGVGEALLWLAGGLLDGLFRLLALVAQQRPAWVAPALPLWAWLVVSLGALLVLLPRGVPLRGLGGVMLLALWVPREPVPHGQVEVWQLDVGQGLAVLLRTRHHNLLYDAGPARGESDLGERVVLPTLRKLGVGSLDTMVISHAHADHAGGASAIQRGLPVRRLIGGEALEEVPLQPCASGEQWDWDGVRFSLWRWAAGQSSNDRSCVLLVEAQGERLLLAGDMEAAAERAWLADHETPRIDWLQSPHHGSRSSSTEAFIRATAPHGVLISRGRNNSFGHPHVQVMERYQRHGLAVHDTAVEGALRLVLGQHGEVEGMREQRRFWRVRAE, encoded by the coding sequence ATGCGCACAGGGATGTTTGCGCTCGCGCTCGGGCTGCTGTGCCTGGGCTTTCTCCCCGTATTGCCATCGGTCGGGTGGCTGCTAGCGCTGGCGGCCTGTGCTGCCGTCAGCTTGTTTACCCGTGTTTGGCCGGTGGGCTGCTTTCTGTTGGGCCTGTGTTGGGCGTGCTGGTCTGCTCAGCAGGCGCTTGATGATCGCCTGGCTGCCGGCCTGGATGGCCGCACCTTGTGGCTGGAGGGGCGGGTGGTCGGCTTGCCAGCCCGAACGGCGCAGGGCGTGCGCTTCGAGCTGCAGGCAGCACACTCGCGGCGGGCCGAGCTGCCGCAACGGTTGCAACTGAGCTGGTTCGACGGGCCGCCGCTGCGGGCCGGTGAGCAGTGGCGGCTGGCCGTGACCTTGCAGCGCCCGGCCGGGTTGCTCAACCCCTATGGGCCCGACCGGGAGGCGCAACTGCTGGCGCGGCGGGTGGGGGGCACCGGTACGGTAAAAGCCGGGCAACTGCTGGCGCCTGTAACCGGTGGTTGGCGCGATGTGCTGCGTCAGCGTTTGCTGGCGGTCGAAGCCAATGGCCGGCAGGCCGCGTTGGTGGCACTGGTGCTTGGCGACGGCACAGGCTTGGCCCGGGAGGACTGGCAGACGTTGCAAGCCACCGGCACGGTGCACCTGTTGGTGATCTCTGGCCAGCACATCGGCCTGGTGGCCGGCTTGCTGTACGGTCTGGTCGCCGGACTGGCGCGTTGGGGGCTGTGGCCCGCCCGGTTGCCGTGGCTGCCCTGGGCGTGTGGCCTGGCCATGGCGGCGGCGCTGGCCTACGGCTGGCTGGCCGGTGCCGGTGTGCCGGTGCAGCGCGCCTGCCTGATGCTGGCGGTGGTGTTGCTCTGGCGCCTGCGCTTTCGCCACCTCGGTGCGACGCTGCCGCTGTTGCTGGCGCTGGTCGTGGTGCTGCTGGTCGAACCGCTGGCAGCGCTGCTGCCTGGTTTCTGGCTGTCATTTATGGCGGTGGCCACGCTTGTCTATTGCTTCAGTGCCCGGCTAGGGGGCTGGCGGCCTTGGCAGGCCTGGACGCGCGCGCAATGGGTGATCGCCATCGGCCTGCTGCCGGTGTTGCTGGCCACGGGGCTGCCGGTGAGCCTGAGTGCGCCGCTGGCCAATCTTGTCGCAGTGCCTTGGGTGAGCGTGGCGGTGCTGCCTTTGGCACTGCTGGGTACGTTGCTGCTGCCACTGGGCGGGGTAGGGGAGGCGTTGCTATGGCTGGCGGGGGGGCTGCTGGATGGGCTGTTCCGGCTGCTGGCGCTGGTGGCGCAGCAGCGCCCGGCATGGGTGGCGCCGGCCCTGCCATTATGGGCCTGGCTAGTGGTGAGCCTGGGCGCTCTGTTGGTTTTGCTGCCCCGTGGTGTGCCGCTGCGCGGCTTGGGCGGGGTGATGCTGCTGGCCTTGTGGGTGCCCAGGGAACCGGTGCCGCACGGGCAGGTCGAGGTCTGGCAACTGGACGTTGGCCAAGGGCTGGCGGTGCTGTTGCGCACCCGGCATCACAACCTGCTGTACGACGCCGGGCCGGCCAGAGGCGAAAGCGACCTGGGGGAGCGGGTGGTGTTACCGACGTTGCGCAAGCTGGGGGTGGGCAGCCTGGACACGATGGTGATCAGCCACGCGCATGCCGACCATGCGGGTGGTGCCTCGGCCATACAGCGTGGTCTGCCGGTCAGGCGGCTGATCGGCGGGGAAGCGCTGGAAGAAGTGCCATTGCAGCCTTGTGCCAGTGGCGAACAATGGGACTGGGATGGCGTGCGCTTTTCGCTGTGGCGCTGGGCGGCCGGGCAGAGCAGCAATGACCGTTCCTGTGTGCTGTTGGTAGAGGCGCAGGGCGAACGCTTGCTGCTGGCGGGGGATATGGAAGCTGCTGCCGAACGGGCTTGGCTGGCGGACCATGAAACGCCGCGTATCGACTGGTTGCAGTCACCGCACCATGGCAGCCGCAGTTCGTCCACCGAGGCGTTCATCCGGGCTACTGCGCCGCATGGGGTATTGATTTCGCGAGGGCGCAACAACAGCTTCGGGCACCCGCATGTTCAGGTGATGGAGCGTTATCAGCGGCATGGGCTGGCGGTGCATGACACGGCGGTGGAGGGGGCATTGAGGTTGGTGTTGGGGCAGCATGGCGAAGTCGAAGGTATGAGGGAGCAGCGGCGGTTTTGGCGGGTTCGAGCTGAGTGA
- a CDS encoding glutathione S-transferase produces MLKIWGRKNSSNVRKALWIAQELGLDFESIDAGGAFGVVNEPHYRARNPNGLVPMLEDGDLTLWESNTIVRYLCAEYGAELGWYLEDPRQRALADKWMDWTTSSFAAPFRPLFWGLLRTPEDQRDWVAINAAHKQCAQLLAIADETLAKQPYLSGDQIGMGDIPLGSFIYAWFEMPIERPAMYNLQAWYERLKQRPAYQAAVMTALT; encoded by the coding sequence ATGCTGAAGATCTGGGGCCGCAAGAATTCGAGCAATGTGCGCAAGGCACTGTGGATTGCCCAGGAACTGGGCCTTGATTTCGAGTCCATCGACGCCGGTGGCGCTTTCGGCGTGGTCAACGAGCCGCACTACCGCGCCCGCAACCCCAACGGGCTGGTGCCCATGCTCGAAGACGGCGACCTGACCCTGTGGGAGTCCAACACCATCGTCCGCTACCTGTGCGCCGAGTACGGCGCAGAGCTGGGCTGGTACCTGGAAGACCCGCGCCAGCGCGCCTTGGCCGACAAATGGATGGACTGGACCACCTCGTCCTTCGCCGCACCGTTCCGTCCGCTGTTCTGGGGCCTGCTGCGCACCCCGGAAGACCAGCGCGACTGGGTGGCGATCAACGCCGCGCACAAGCAGTGCGCCCAGCTGCTGGCCATTGCCGATGAAACCCTGGCCAAACAGCCCTACCTGTCCGGTGACCAGATCGGCATGGGCGACATCCCACTGGGTAGCTTCATCTATGCCTGGTTCGAAATGCCCATCGAGCGCCCGGCCATGTACAACCTGCAAGCCTGGTATGAACGCCTGAAACAACGCCCGGCCTACCAGGCCGCGGTGATGACTGCGCTCACTTGA
- a CDS encoding low molecular weight protein-tyrosine-phosphatase, which produces MRVLFVCLGNICRSPTAEGVLRHQLQAAGLADRVQVASAGTGDWHVGKAPDSRTCKAALARGYDLSPQRAQQVKAAHFAEYDLVLAMDESNLRDLRALRPHTAVGELDLFLRRYGSVLDEVPDPYYGGADGFEQVLDLVEAACQALVLEIKGRL; this is translated from the coding sequence ATGCGCGTCCTGTTCGTCTGCCTGGGCAACATCTGCCGCTCGCCTACCGCCGAAGGCGTGCTGCGCCATCAATTGCAGGCCGCCGGGCTTGCCGACCGGGTGCAAGTGGCTTCTGCCGGCACCGGCGACTGGCATGTCGGCAAGGCGCCAGACAGCCGCACCTGCAAGGCGGCGCTGGCGCGCGGTTACGACCTGTCGCCGCAGCGCGCCCAGCAGGTCAAGGCGGCGCATTTTGCCGAGTATGACCTGGTCCTGGCCATGGACGAGAGCAACCTGCGCGATCTGCGCGCCCTGCGCCCGCATACCGCAGTGGGCGAACTCGACCTGTTCCTGCGCCGCTATGGCTCGGTGCTGGATGAGGTACCTGACCCGTACTATGGCGGCGCTGACGGCTTCGAGCAGGTGCTCGACCTGGTCGAGGCGGCCTGCCAGGCGCTGGTGCTGGAAATCAAGGGGCGGCTATGA
- a CDS encoding MotA/TolQ/ExbB proton channel family protein — protein sequence MWELVKSGGWMMLPIILSSIAAMAIVVERLWTLRASRVTPPHLLGQVWMWIKDKQLTSDKLKALRADSPLGEILAAGLANSRHGREIMKECIEEAASRVIHELERYISTLGTIAAMAPLLGLLGTVLGMIDIFSAFMGSQMNANASVLAGGISKALVTTAAGLMVGIPAVFFHRFLLRRIDELVVGMEQEAIKLVEVIQGDREVEVAGGKA from the coding sequence GTGTGGGAATTGGTCAAGTCCGGTGGTTGGATGATGCTGCCGATCATTCTGAGTTCCATCGCTGCCATGGCTATCGTCGTCGAGCGCCTGTGGACCCTGCGCGCCAGTCGCGTCACCCCGCCGCACCTGCTGGGCCAGGTGTGGATGTGGATCAAGGACAAGCAACTGACCAGTGACAAGCTCAAGGCCTTGCGCGCCGATTCGCCACTGGGCGAAATCCTTGCCGCAGGCCTGGCCAACTCGCGCCATGGCCGCGAAATCATGAAAGAGTGCATCGAGGAAGCCGCCTCGCGCGTCATTCACGAACTGGAGCGCTACATCAGCACGCTCGGCACCATCGCCGCCATGGCCCCGCTGCTGGGCTTGCTGGGCACCGTGCTGGGCATGATCGACATCTTCAGCGCCTTCATGGGCTCGCAGATGAATGCCAATGCGTCCGTGCTGGCCGGTGGTATCTCCAAGGCCCTGGTCACCACTGCGGCCGGCCTGATGGTCGGTATCCCGGCGGTGTTCTTCCACCGCTTCCTGCTGCGCCGCATCGATGAGCTGGTGGTGGGCATGGAACAGGAGGCAATCAAGCTGGTGGAAGTGATCCAGGGCGACCGTGAAGTGGAAGTGGCCGGAGGCAAGGCGTGA
- the lpxK gene encoding tetraacyldisaccharide 4'-kinase — MAFADRLLAAWYAGHPALALLRPLEALYRRVVTRKRARFLSGESASYRAPVPIIVVGNITVGGTGKTPMILWLIEHCRQQGLKVGVVSRGYGAKPPQLPWRVQADQPADQAGDEPLLIVQRTGVPLMIDPDRSRAVQALLASEPLDLILCDDGMQHYRLARDLELVLVDAARGLGNGRCLPAGPLREPVERLQDADAVLFNGASADRADGFGFCLEPSALVNLRTGERRALDHFPAGQCLHAVAGIGNPQRFFNTLLGLNWQPVPHPFADHARFSVQSLAFSPPLPLVMTEKDAVKCRAFAADDWWYLAVEAQPTPAFSAWFDNQLQRLLRKP, encoded by the coding sequence ATGGCTTTCGCCGACCGTTTGCTCGCCGCCTGGTACGCCGGGCACCCAGCGCTGGCGCTACTGCGCCCGCTGGAGGCGTTGTACCGCCGCGTGGTCACGCGCAAGCGGGCACGTTTTCTCAGTGGCGAAAGTGCCAGCTACCGGGCGCCAGTGCCAATCATCGTGGTGGGCAACATCACCGTGGGCGGCACCGGCAAGACGCCGATGATTCTCTGGCTGATCGAGCACTGCCGCCAGCAGGGGCTGAAGGTGGGCGTGGTCAGCCGTGGCTATGGTGCCAAGCCGCCGCAGCTGCCCTGGCGGGTGCAGGCCGACCAGCCGGCCGACCAGGCGGGCGATGAACCGCTGCTGATCGTGCAGCGCACCGGCGTGCCGCTGATGATCGACCCCGACCGCTCCCGCGCTGTGCAGGCGTTGCTGGCCAGCGAACCGCTCGACCTGATCCTGTGCGATGACGGCATGCAGCACTACCGCCTGGCCCGCGACCTCGAACTGGTGCTGGTCGATGCCGCCCGCGGCCTGGGCAATGGCCGCTGCCTGCCAGCCGGCCCTTTGCGCGAGCCCGTCGAACGCCTGCAGGATGCTGACGCGGTGCTGTTCAACGGTGCCAGTGCCGACCGCGCCGATGGTTTTGGCTTCTGCCTGGAGCCGTCCGCCCTGGTCAACCTGCGCACTGGCGAGCGTCGTGCCCTCGACCATTTCCCCGCAGGCCAGTGCCTGCACGCGGTGGCCGGTATTGGCAACCCGCAACGTTTCTTCAATACCCTGCTGGGGCTAAACTGGCAGCCGGTGCCGCATCCCTTCGCCGACCATGCACGGTTCAGTGTCCAAAGCCTGGCCTTCAGCCCGCCGCTGCCGCTGGTGATGACCGAGAAGGATGCGGTGAAATGCCGGGCCTTCGCCGCTGACGACTGGTGGTACCTGGCCGTCGAGGCGCAGCCCACGCCGGCTTTCAGCGCCTGGTTCGACAACCAGCTGCAGCGTCTGCTGCGCAAGCCCTGA
- a CDS encoding Trm112 family protein yields MDTKLLDILACPITKGPLKLSADKTELISKGAGLAYPIRDGIPVMLESEARTLTDDERLDK; encoded by the coding sequence ATGGACACCAAACTGCTCGATATCCTGGCCTGCCCGATCACCAAGGGCCCGCTCAAGCTCAGCGCCGACAAGACCGAGCTGATCAGCAAGGGCGCTGGCCTGGCCTACCCGATCCGCGACGGCATCCCGGTCATGCTGGAAAGCGAGGCGCGTACCCTGACTGACGACGAGCGTCTGGACAAATGA
- a CDS encoding ABC transporter ATP-binding protein has product MSSALSIRQLTKTYGNGFQALKGIDLDVAEGDFFALLGPNGAGKSTTIGILSTLVNKTSGTVNVFGHDLDREPSALKRCLGVVPQEFNFNQFEKTFDIVVTQAGYYGIPPKLAKERAEQYLTQLGLWDKRDVQSRSLSGGMKRRLMIARALIHEPRLLILDEPTAGVDIELRRSMWSFLTELNQKGITIILTTHYLEEAEQLCRNIGIIDHGTIVENTSMRQLLGKLHVETFVLDIKQDLASAPVLQGYPCRLLTPHTLEVQVDKDIGITALFGQLALQNIEVQSLRNKTNRLEELFVSLVEKNLSKVAV; this is encoded by the coding sequence ATGAGTTCCGCCCTGTCCATCCGACAGCTCACCAAGACCTACGGCAACGGCTTCCAGGCCCTCAAAGGCATCGACCTCGATGTTGCCGAAGGCGACTTCTTCGCCTTGCTGGGCCCCAACGGCGCCGGCAAATCCACCACCATCGGCATTCTCTCCACCCTGGTGAACAAGACCAGCGGCACGGTGAACGTTTTCGGCCATGACCTCGACCGCGAGCCTTCAGCGCTGAAGCGATGCCTGGGTGTGGTGCCTCAGGAATTCAATTTCAACCAGTTCGAGAAAACCTTCGACATCGTCGTGACCCAGGCCGGCTATTACGGTATTCCGCCCAAGCTGGCCAAGGAACGCGCCGAGCAGTACCTGACCCAGCTGGGCTTGTGGGACAAGCGTGATGTGCAGTCTCGTTCGTTGTCTGGCGGCATGAAGCGCCGCTTGATGATTGCCCGCGCGCTGATTCACGAGCCGCGCCTGTTGATCCTCGACGAACCCACCGCAGGTGTGGACATCGAACTGCGCCGCTCCATGTGGAGCTTTCTCACCGAGCTGAACCAGAAGGGCATCACCATCATCCTCACCACCCACTACCTGGAAGAGGCTGAGCAGCTGTGCCGCAACATCGGCATCATCGACCACGGCACCATCGTCGAGAACACCAGCATGCGCCAGTTGCTGGGCAAGCTGCATGTCGAAACCTTCGTGCTCGACATCAAGCAGGACCTGGCCAGCGCGCCGGTGCTGCAAGGCTATCCGTGCCGGCTGCTGACTCCCCATACCCTTGAAGTGCAAGTGGACAAGGACATCGGCATTACCGCGCTGTTCGGCCAGTTGGCGTTGCAGAACATCGAGGTGCAGAGCTTGCGCAACAAGACCAACCGACTCGAGGAGCTGTTCGTGTCCCTGGTGGAAAAAAACCTGTCGAAGGTGGCCGTATGA
- the murB gene encoding UDP-N-acetylmuramate dehydrogenase — protein MTGQWQEQVSLKPYNTFGIDVKARYFSQAQDDQQVRQALGQAQQRGLPVLVIGGGSNLLLTRDIDALVLHMASRGCRVLSDDGEHVVVEAEAGEPWHVFVQWTLAQGFCGLENLSLIPGTVGAAPMQNVGAYGVEIKDVFAGLTALDRETGELHDLGLAECAFGYRDSLFKRNPGRWLILRVRFALSRTLQAHLDYGPVRQRLAEQGVAEPTAQAISDAICSIRREKLPDPVELGNAGSFFKNPVVSAELVERIRAQYPAVVAYPQADGQVKLAAGWLIEQAGWKGHRDGDAGVHRLQSLVLVNYGQASGAQMHALARQIQADILERFGVELEMEPNLY, from the coding sequence ATGACAGGGCAGTGGCAGGAGCAGGTATCGCTCAAACCGTACAACACCTTCGGCATCGACGTGAAGGCGCGTTACTTCAGCCAGGCTCAGGATGACCAGCAGGTGCGTCAGGCACTGGGCCAGGCGCAGCAGCGCGGGCTGCCGGTGTTGGTCATCGGTGGTGGTAGCAACCTGCTGCTCACCCGCGATATCGACGCGCTGGTGCTGCACATGGCTAGCCGTGGCTGCCGTGTGCTCAGCGACGATGGTGAACATGTCGTGGTCGAAGCCGAGGCCGGTGAGCCGTGGCATGTATTTGTGCAGTGGACACTGGCGCAGGGCTTTTGCGGGCTGGAAAACCTCAGCCTGATCCCAGGCACCGTGGGCGCCGCACCGATGCAGAACGTGGGCGCCTATGGGGTGGAGATCAAGGACGTGTTTGCCGGCCTGACCGCCCTGGACCGCGAGACGGGCGAACTGCATGACCTCGGTTTGGCAGAATGTGCCTTCGGTTATCGCGACAGCCTGTTCAAGCGCAACCCCGGGCGCTGGTTGATCCTGCGCGTGCGTTTTGCCTTGAGCCGTACCTTGCAGGCCCATCTGGACTATGGCCCGGTGCGTCAGCGCCTGGCGGAGCAGGGCGTGGCCGAGCCGACTGCGCAGGCGATCAGTGATGCTATTTGCAGCATTCGCCGTGAAAAGCTGCCAGACCCGGTGGAGCTCGGCAACGCCGGGAGCTTTTTCAAGAACCCGGTGGTGTCGGCTGAGCTGGTTGAGCGTATTCGTGCGCAATACCCGGCAGTGGTCGCTTATCCTCAGGCCGATGGCCAAGTGAAGCTGGCTGCGGGCTGGTTGATCGAGCAGGCGGGCTGGAAGGGCCATCGCGACGGCGATGCGGGCGTGCATCGCTTGCAGTCGCTGGTGCTGGTCAACTACGGTCAGGCGAGCGGGGCACAGATGCATGCGCTGGCACGGCAGATCCAGGCGGATATCCTGGAGCGGTTCGGGGTTGAGTTGGAGATGGAGCCTAACCTCTACTGA
- a CDS encoding DUF2062 domain-containing protein, whose product MPRRLFKRYMPDPTSIREHKSLRFFGKLLHDPNLWHLNRHSVARAMGVGLFAALIPIPMQMLLAAALAIPVRGNLPIAVSLVWLTNPLTMPPVFFVTYMTGAWLMQVPPRTLPDELTFDWITDQLATVWQPFLLGSVVCGVVLGIAAYFTTLLYWRWWIGRQWRRRKLRCSQQGSCPHPAAADQQADAQRVEHCGGHKHEGDRRANADIRHP is encoded by the coding sequence ATGCCGCGCCGACTTTTCAAACGCTACATGCCGGACCCGACCAGCATTCGGGAACACAAGTCCTTACGCTTTTTCGGCAAGTTGCTGCACGATCCCAACCTCTGGCACCTGAACCGCCATTCGGTGGCACGGGCCATGGGCGTGGGCCTGTTCGCGGCGTTGATTCCTATCCCCATGCAGATGCTGCTGGCGGCGGCGCTGGCAATCCCGGTACGTGGCAACTTGCCGATCGCGGTCAGCCTGGTGTGGCTGACCAACCCGCTCACCATGCCGCCGGTGTTCTTCGTCACCTACATGACCGGCGCCTGGCTGATGCAGGTGCCGCCGCGCACATTGCCCGACGAACTGACGTTCGACTGGATCACCGACCAGCTTGCCACCGTGTGGCAGCCGTTCCTGCTGGGGTCGGTGGTGTGCGGGGTGGTGCTGGGCATTGCCGCCTACTTCACCACCCTGCTGTACTGGCGCTGGTGGATTGGCCGGCAATGGCGCCGGCGCAAGCTCAGATGTTCACAACAGGGCTCATGCCCGCATCCCGCGGCCGCTGACCAGCAGGCGGATGCACAACGTGTAGAGCACTGCGGTGGCCACAAGCATGAAGGTGATCGCCGTGCCAATGCTGATATCCGACACCCCTAG
- the kdsB gene encoding 3-deoxy-manno-octulosonate cytidylyltransferase encodes MSLDFTVVIPARLRSTRLPGKPLLAIAGKPMVQHVWEQARKSAASRVVIATDDASILEACQAFGAEVLMTRADHESGTDRLAEVAAHLGLPADAIVVNVQGDEPLIPPVIIDQVAANLAAHPEAGIATLAEPIHEPETVFNPNAVKVVSDKNGLALTFSRAPLPWARDAFARGRNVLPEGVPYRRHIGMYAYRVGFLQDFVGWGPCGLEQTEALEQLRALWHGVRIHVEDAIEAPAVGVDTPEDLERVRRLLEA; translated from the coding sequence ATGAGCCTGGACTTCACCGTGGTGATCCCCGCCCGGCTGCGCTCCACACGCTTGCCAGGCAAGCCGCTGCTGGCGATTGCCGGCAAGCCGATGGTGCAGCATGTGTGGGAGCAGGCGCGTAAAAGTGCTGCCAGCCGTGTGGTCATCGCCACCGACGACGCCAGTATCCTGGAAGCCTGCCAGGCGTTCGGCGCCGAAGTGCTGATGACCCGTGCCGACCATGAATCGGGCACTGACCGCCTGGCCGAGGTGGCGGCGCACCTGGGCTTGCCGGCTGACGCCATCGTGGTCAACGTGCAGGGCGACGAGCCGCTGATCCCGCCGGTGATCATCGACCAGGTGGCGGCCAACCTGGCTGCGCACCCGGAAGCTGGCATCGCCACCCTGGCCGAGCCGATTCATGAGCCGGAAACCGTGTTCAACCCCAACGCGGTCAAGGTGGTGAGCGACAAGAACGGCCTGGCCCTGACGTTCAGCCGCGCGCCGCTGCCCTGGGCCCGCGATGCTTTTGCCAGGGGCCGTAACGTGCTGCCAGAAGGCGTGCCGTATCGCCGCCACATCGGCATGTACGCTTACCGCGTCGGCTTCCTGCAGGACTTTGTCGGTTGGGGCCCGTGCGGGCTCGAACAGACCGAAGCGCTGGAGCAGCTGCGTGCCTTGTGGCACGGCGTGCGTATTCACGTCGAGGATGCCATCGAGGCGCCTGCCGTGGGCGTTGATACACCTGAAGACCTGGAGCGCGTAAGGCGCTTGCTGGAGGCTTGA
- a CDS encoding ExbD/TolR family protein, whose protein sequence is MKFRRNRQRENVDINLASLIDVVFVLLLFFVVTTTFTRETQLRVELPEAASAEKAPADQDKLVEITISAEGVYSVNNHLLPKSDLATLSEAIERESGGDNKLPLAISADGKTPHQAVVTAMDAAGKLGFSQLRMTTVEAAQGTP, encoded by the coding sequence GTGAAGTTCCGGCGCAATCGCCAGCGGGAGAACGTTGACATCAACCTGGCGTCGTTGATCGACGTGGTTTTCGTCCTGCTGCTGTTCTTCGTGGTCACCACAACCTTCACCCGCGAGACCCAGCTGCGCGTCGAACTGCCCGAAGCTGCCAGCGCCGAGAAGGCGCCGGCCGACCAGGACAAGCTGGTGGAAATCACCATCAGCGCCGAAGGCGTGTATTCGGTGAACAACCACCTGCTGCCCAAGAGCGACCTGGCCACCTTGAGCGAGGCCATCGAGCGTGAGTCGGGCGGTGACAACAAGCTGCCGCTGGCCATCAGCGCCGACGGCAAGACCCCGCACCAGGCTGTGGTCACCGCAATGGACGCCGCCGGCAAGCTCGGTTTCAGCCAGTTGCGCATGACCACCGTCGAGGCGGCCCAGGGCACGCCTTGA
- a CDS encoding ABC transporter permease → MSVELRTNWVALNTIVYREVRRFLRIWPQTLLPPAITMVLYFVIFGNLIGRQIGDMGGFTYMQYIVPGLIMMSVITNSYGNVVSSFFGSKFQRSIEELMVSPVSPHTILVGYVLGGVLRGLAVGVIVTILSMFFTDLQVHHLGVTVVVVLLTATIFSLLGFVNAVFARNFDDISIIPTFVLTPLTYLGGVFYSINLLPPFWQTVSLANPVLHMVNSFRYGILGVSDISIGTAITFMLVATAVLYTLCIRLLVSGRGMRA, encoded by the coding sequence ATGAGTGTGGAGCTGCGCACCAACTGGGTCGCCCTGAACACCATCGTCTACCGCGAAGTGCGGCGCTTCTTGCGCATCTGGCCGCAGACGTTGCTGCCGCCTGCGATCACCATGGTTTTGTACTTTGTCATCTTCGGTAACCTGATCGGCCGACAGATTGGCGACATGGGTGGCTTCACCTACATGCAGTACATCGTGCCGGGGCTGATCATGATGTCGGTGATCACCAACTCCTACGGCAACGTGGTGTCGAGCTTCTTCGGCAGCAAGTTCCAGCGCTCGATCGAAGAGCTGATGGTGTCACCGGTGTCACCGCACACCATTCTTGTCGGCTATGTGCTGGGCGGCGTGCTGCGCGGTTTGGCGGTGGGGGTGATCGTAACCATCCTGTCGATGTTCTTCACCGACCTGCAGGTGCACCACCTGGGCGTGACCGTGGTCGTGGTGCTGCTGACGGCCACCATCTTCTCGCTGCTGGGCTTCGTCAACGCCGTGTTTGCGCGCAATTTCGACGATATCTCGATTATCCCGACCTTTGTGCTGACGCCGCTGACCTACCTGGGCGGGGTGTTCTACTCGATCAACCTGCTGCCGCCATTCTGGCAGACCGTGTCGCTGGCTAACCCGGTGCTGCACATGGTGAACTCGTTCCGCTACGGCATCCTAGGGGTGTCGGATATCAGCATTGGCACGGCGATCACCTTCATGCTTGTGGCCACCGCAGTGCTCTACACGTTGTGCATCCGCCTGCTGGTCAGCGGCCGCGGGATGCGGGCATGA